The genomic window gtcctgCTCTTCTCATTTAACAgccagtctcctggtatctcctgattgggctgcagttacggcctcatgctaccagtagtgacaaggacactagcagaacacagaACTAGAGAGGAAATCAGTCAgaaaggataaggagagagcaactgtctgtggacaccacatgtaaaaccacttcctttttgggggttgtcttgcttttgtgCTTCCTATGTTTCGAGTGCAAAACCtaaatctgtaaagtaactagtaaccaaagctgtcagataaatgtagtgtagCAGTACCTAAGTGAATGTATTTAGTTATATTCCAACACTGGGTGCAGTTTATGTTATATTACCTGTATGAGTTTGTGAgtatgacttgacttgcttcattttcaccacagtgacttgggacttgcttgagacttgaaggttatgacttgcacatgtgtgagtTACTCCCACCTCTTAGGTCGTGTGAAAACTTCTAAATTTAGTTTTGGTGATGTTCATGTTTTCAACTCATTTTGTTCAGGGTAATTAAACAtggatgttgagtttttcctcACAAGAACAATCCTTTACTGTACGTACACAGAAAGtgcaagaaaatgtgttttctttggcAGTTTACCTTCataatcttatttatctgatcgttttcagttcgTTTATGTTAATGATGAATCCTCTCTacgtaggggagaccggggatgaTTGTAACACTTTTTGTTTGAGCAAGTGTaactcagtgggtttttttgttagaGCTCTTAAATTTTGATACGTGGTACCCATATTTGTCTGctataaataacaaacactttGACCTCTACCACACCATCACAGATTATGGAAATTAATGTCAAATACAAAGAGGTATATTGTTACAACATACCCCAGTACCGGGGTGAGTTGTAACACTAGCTAGGGATGGATGtaacaattaaattattgtgCTTAAAAAAGATTCACAATAGGCTAAATGTATTCAAGCACTTCAATGAATAATAAAGAAGGAACAATAAACTTGTAAGaatacaataattataatattaaaataaatagaaatgtataacataaatacaaaaaaggttGACGTTTGAACAGCATTTGAACagttgaacaataaacactttcgAAGAGTAACTATTATCTGAGCAAACTAAGGCATAATACCTATAGCCTATTTTTAATCTGATTGGCAGTTGTGGCAAATGTAGATGTCCTTGCCTGGGATGCAGGCTTCGTGGTCCCAAAATCCACACTTTTTAAGAACTGTTACAACCCTCCCCATGCCTAGCAGCCATCAAAGAGCTAACAgtttttagcatttagcttcaaaGCTAGCACTAATGAAACGCATCAAATTAAACTACTACTTGAACCTATGTAAGTGAAACAATTGTACATACAACACAATGGACACTAtgcaaaaaacaactgtgatgaaaatgtttggtttctCACCTGAAAAACTATTTTTTGGCTCTAGAACAGACAAATTTGGACTCAGAGACATGCGGCTTCACCAGTGAGCTCCAATTGTAAATGGGCATGGACtatgttgatgatgtcaccacagctCATTTCTAATGGGCCAAACTGAGAGTGTTACAACTATCCCTTTGTTACAAccatccccggtctcccctactaaagtttgttttggagttccacaaggttctgtgctcggaccaatcctattcactctatatatgcttaccttaggtaacatcattagagatcactctgtaaatttccatttccatttccaaTTCCAAGCCAGAAGAAACTCATCAATTAACTgaacttcaaaaatgccttaaagatataaaaacctggatgagcaccaatttccttatgttcctgaggtttctacaaTTTTTTTGTAGAACCCTTGTCCGCTGCAAGGgttccaaggacagagggatgtcttatgctgtaaagccctctgaggcaaactgtgatttgtgatattgggctttataaatttgattgattgattgattgattgattgattgattgattgattgattgattgattgattgataatccAGGAATTATGTATTCATTGTCATTTAAAAGACCATTAACATGATCAGGAATTCAACTAagaaattaaaactaaaaatctcctaaaataaaataataccaTTATTGGCCCTTTACCTACATGTCAGCCACAAAAACATATGTGAGCGATGTAATTACAAATCCCGCATTATTTATTTAGTGGAATGCTCCTGTCAAATTTACCAGTCAAAGCcactgtgtgtaggatttgaaCATTTATGGCGTTGGCACCATCTGGTGGTGGTATCGAGAATGCAAGAAAGCAACTTGAAGAAATACAAATCCCATCAGTATCATTTGAAAGATATTCTGACACTTATGcataatttggaaaaaaaacccactcaGGTGTCTTTCTGGTAGTGAGagaagtaactaagtacattccCTTGAGGTTCTGTGCTTTAATACTATTTTGCAGTAGTTTTACTATTTTAAAATTTGAGGCAACTTAACACTTCTACTCCACTGCATTTCAGGGGGaaatacaccgatcagccaaaacattaaaaccactgacaggtgacgtgaacaacattgatcattttgttacaatgcaatgctcTGTTTGGAAACTTTGggttctgacattcatgtggttgCCACCGgacacgctccacccacctaaacaccagtgcagaccaggtacCCCTCCTTATGGCAGCGGCACTCCCCAGTAGCATtggcccccccagcaggacaatgcaccatgccacactacaaaaactgctcaggaatgacccaagGAACATGACAGAGACCTCAAGGCATTGACCAGATCCCAGTCTGATCGaacatctgtgggacgtgctgTTACCTCACCTCACAACCCACCCAACccaaaagatctgaagccaaCGTCCTGGTGCCAGGCACTTTAGAATaccccccagaggtcctgtgttcatgccttaacaggtcagagccaagtccggtcCAAGAAGGATGATCAGCTTGGGATCAGGGatatttggaggccaggtcaacaccttgagctctttgtaaAATTCCTCGGGTCAtttgtgagcagtttttgtggtgtggcatggtgcattgtcctgctagggggggcactgccatcaACAAGTGCCATTGCCATAagggggtttacttggtctgcaacggtgttccAGTGGGTGGAGCGCATCAGGTAGCATTTACATGAATgtcaggacccaaggtttcccagtggaatattgcactgtaacaagatgaccaatgttgttcacttcacccGCCAGTGGCTtcaatgttttggctgatcggtgtatactactactactactgctgctactactgttactactactgCTGTAGAAATCAATGAAATACTTTAAATTGACCAATCACAACATTTACGCTCTGATTTGTTTCAcccaaaacaaatgtaatctgTTACTGGAGATGATTTTGGTGTCACTTTCAGTTCTTCATACAACTGTGCATGGCTGTTTCATGGAGATAATGTGCTCACTTTGGGAGGAGGCTTTGTGAAGAAATGTAACTGTCAGGTTTTGAAAGAGGACTGAGGGGTCGGACTACGAAAGGAACACTTCACATCTTCTCTCCAGTTCTCCTCTCACACGGCTGATTAAAAGTCTGATTTTCTCCCTCGTTCACGATGCAGTGGTTTGGAGCTCTGATCCTCTTTATGACTCTGTCTGCAGGTAACGATTATGATTAATGTGTATTGgcttataatataataatgacattatgattttttttaaacagttgtCAAAATTTAAAGCACCATTTGCAGACGATttgattttcaaaatacccATACTGTTTAGAGAAACTTAAGATTCATATTTGTTAActtgtttgcattttctttcaCGCTCCTCTTCACCTTCTCTTTgtgaaaatgtataaaacaaTGAGCGTTAGATTTGAAGGATCTTAAACCCGTTGTGATACTATTCTGTTTTTGTATAGCGTTCGGACTGAGATGCCACGTATGTATAGGCAAATCCTGCACCCGCCCAACAGATTGTCCTCCCAACTTCGACCGTTGTGCCACCGCTGAAGTGAACGGTGAGTTGTTCTTCCGCAGGTAATATTAAGTATTTCAGAGTGACTGTCTATCTATATGAGCGGATATATTGCTGTACTAAATGATTGgttgcttttattgttgttgaaaCTGAGTTTTTTCCATCATGTATTTCAGGTGAAGTTGTCAAGAGCTGCATGCTCAAAAATAATTGTGTTGGTCCCATTAAGTGCTGTGAGGGGGACCTGTGTAACAGCGACCAGACTGGTGAAGACGGCACCAAACCCCCTGGTCCCACCTCCAAACCCCCTGCTCCCACCTCCAAAGCCCCTGTTCTCACCCCCAACCCCCCTGGTACAACCCCCAAACCCCCTGGTCCAACCCCCAAACCCCCTGGTCCCACCTCCAAACCCACTGGTTCCAGCAACATACCCACTGGTTCCAGTGTCCTCCTTTTACTGGCATCCTCAGGCATCATCACACTCCTTCTCTGAGGCTCTGGAGCAGCTACAGCTGAAGAATATTTGTCTTCTGTCTTACCCAGTGTGTAACTctggaaaaataaacacattttcaaaatgtaaaatctgCAGATCAGTGTTTgttcaataaaaacacaatatgatTGACCACTGaattttttaattctttaagTTCTGAAAAAACCTAATAAGAAACATGAGTGACAAAACAGgacataaaatgtaaacagtcaTAAGCAAATAAAGAAATGACATGTTTAGTTGTTGATCTGAGGAATAATAAAGCAGATCAGTAGACTTTAAGATTTTGCACCTCCTGCTTTGATGCCAGGGGTTACCTTTTACACTTTAGACACAAATACAGTGTAGAGAATATTTGGTGTCTGATAACAAGCTGGAACAGTCTGTCGAATAACTTGTTTTTCATGTTCTTGGACCTGCCAAAAtattatttgtcttttgttAAAGACATTACACTttctgctgctactactactgcttcTTCTACCACTATTACCACGGGTGCAGATCTGATAACAAGTTTGGGGGAGACACaatcagttgtgatttttttttttaattgcacgcGTGCAAATCATGGCTAGGGATAAGTTACTTCACTTGAGGCGACAAACAGAATCAGATTacgtttttaaatcttttatgGGCACACTTTCCTTTACTTGAGgaagtttaaatcaaaattacTCACAGAAAGGCATTTGTTTACTGACTATTGTGAGAGTGCCAGCCGATGGCCACGTTCCAGTGGCTGAGAGAAAGTGGAGGGAGAGAtcagtttggttttttttaataaagttacCCGCCCACAGTTGCATTGCAGCAGaacagggaggggagggaggccTAGTAGGCTAGAGAGGGAATGTGGAGttggaaaatatatttgttcaatttcaatcatttaGGCTATTTAGAATTGGGGGggacaatttgtgtttttcagaaattGGGGGGGGGGCATGTCCACCCCGTCCCCCCCGGGATCTGCACCCATAACTattactactacaactactgttactactactactactacttcttctTATACTAAAACTACTCCTACTTCTTTGACCACTATTACTAAtgctactactgttactactactgCTGTAGAGAACAATGAAATACTTTGAAATGAACAATCACAACATTTACGCTCTGATGTTTCAcccaaaacaaatgtaatctgTTACTAGAGATGATTTTGATGTCACTTTCCAGTcttgtatttattcatacaaCTGTGCATGGCTGTTTCATGGAGATAATGTGCTCACTTTGGGAGGAGGCTTTGTGAAGAAATGTAACTGTCAGGTTTTGAAAGAGGACTGAGGGGTCGGACTATAAAAGGAACACTTCACATCTTCTCTCCAGTTCTCCTCTCACACGGCTGATTAAAAGTCTGATTTTCTCCCTCGTTCACGAT from Epinephelus moara isolate mb chromosome 8, YSFRI_EMoa_1.0, whole genome shotgun sequence includes these protein-coding regions:
- the LOC126394946 gene encoding CD59 glycoprotein-like; the encoded protein is MQWFGALILFMTLSAAFGLRCHVCIGKSCTRPTDCPPNFDRCATAEVNGEVVKSCMLKNNCVGPIKCCEGDLCNSDQTGEDGTKPPGPTSKPPAPTSKAPVLTPNPPGTTPKPPGPTPKPPGPTSKPTGSSNIPTGSSVLLLLASSGIITLLL